One Setaria viridis chromosome 5, Setaria_viridis_v4.0, whole genome shotgun sequence genomic region harbors:
- the LOC117855497 gene encoding histone deacetylase HDT2 isoform X1 codes for MEFWGEEVKPGAKVSCRADEGYVIHLSQAALGETKKGSENVVVSIQVDDKKLVLGTLSVDKHPQIMCDLIFEDDFEISHSSKTASVFLCGYKSPIPIFEPDSGDDEISSDEELETEDIPIKNDEIKKSGANVPVKNVKNVKQDDDEETSSGDDGFTDDSDDSEMSEDSDEETSSGADLTGDSEDETDDSEEQTPTPKKPEVVGKKRATEAVASSGKKAKVEPSGKKTGDKKGVHVSTPHPAKQASKTPAEKSGKTPATDKKSKDKSPKSGSHACKSCSKTFGSDKALESHKKAKHEA; via the exons ATGGAGTTCTGGG GTGAAGAAGTAAAGCCAGGAGCCAAGGTTTCTTGCAGAGCTGATGAGGGTTATGTTATCCACCTCTCACAG GCTGCACTGGGGGAAACAAAGAAAGGGAGTGAGAATGTAGTTGTTTCTATCCAAGTTGATGACAAGAAGCTGGTGCTTGGAACTCTGTCAGTTGATAAGCACCCTCAGATTATGTGTGACTTGATATTTGAGGATGATTTTGAGATATCGCACAGTTCAAAGACTGCAAGTGTCTTCTTGTGTGGTTACAAGTCGCCGATTCCAATTTTTGA GCCTGATTCTGGTGATGATGAAATTAGTTCAGATGAAGAGCTGGAAACTGAAGATATCCCCATTAAAAATGATGAAATTA AAAAATCTGGTGCAAATGTTCCTGTGAAAAATGTTAAAAATGTCAaacaagatgatgatgaagaaacgTCCAGTGGTGATGATGGTTTCACTGATGATTCAGATGATAGTGAAATGTCTGAGGATTCTGATGAAGAAACATCCAGTGGTGCTGATCTCACTGGTGATTCTGAAGATGAAACTGATGATTCGGAAGAACAGACTCCTACACCAAAGAAG CCTGAAGTTGTTGGCAAGAAGAGAGCAACTGAAGCTGTGGCATCTTCTGGTAAGAAGGCAAAGGTTGAACCATCTGGTAAGAAAACAG GTGACAAGAAGGGCGTTCATGTGTCAACTCCTCATCCTGCAAAGCAAGCCAGCAAGACTCCTGCAGAAAAGTCTGGCAAGACCCCAGCAACTGACAAGAAGTCAAAGGATAAGTCCCCCAAATCTGGTAGCCATGCCTGCAAGTCATGCAGCAA GACTTTCGGCAGTGACAAAGCACTGGAGTCTCATAAGAAGGCGAAGCATGAAGCCTAG
- the LOC117855497 gene encoding histone deacetylase HDT2 isoform X2 — protein sequence MEFWGEEVKPGAKVSCRADEGYVIHLSQAALGETKKGSENVVVSIQVDDKKLVLGTLSVDKHPQIMCDLIFEDDFEISHSSKTASVFLCGYKSPIPIFEPDSGDDEISSDEELETEDIPIKNDEIKKSGANVPVKNVKNVKQDDDEETSSGDDGFTDDSDDSEMSEDSDEETSSGADLTGDSEDETDDSEEQTPTPKKPEVVGKKRATEAVASSGKKAKVEPSGDKKGVHVSTPHPAKQASKTPAEKSGKTPATDKKSKDKSPKSGSHACKSCSKTFGSDKALESHKKAKHEA from the exons ATGGAGTTCTGGG GTGAAGAAGTAAAGCCAGGAGCCAAGGTTTCTTGCAGAGCTGATGAGGGTTATGTTATCCACCTCTCACAG GCTGCACTGGGGGAAACAAAGAAAGGGAGTGAGAATGTAGTTGTTTCTATCCAAGTTGATGACAAGAAGCTGGTGCTTGGAACTCTGTCAGTTGATAAGCACCCTCAGATTATGTGTGACTTGATATTTGAGGATGATTTTGAGATATCGCACAGTTCAAAGACTGCAAGTGTCTTCTTGTGTGGTTACAAGTCGCCGATTCCAATTTTTGA GCCTGATTCTGGTGATGATGAAATTAGTTCAGATGAAGAGCTGGAAACTGAAGATATCCCCATTAAAAATGATGAAATTA AAAAATCTGGTGCAAATGTTCCTGTGAAAAATGTTAAAAATGTCAaacaagatgatgatgaagaaacgTCCAGTGGTGATGATGGTTTCACTGATGATTCAGATGATAGTGAAATGTCTGAGGATTCTGATGAAGAAACATCCAGTGGTGCTGATCTCACTGGTGATTCTGAAGATGAAACTGATGATTCGGAAGAACAGACTCCTACACCAAAGAAG CCTGAAGTTGTTGGCAAGAAGAGAGCAACTGAAGCTGTGGCATCTTCTGGTAAGAAGGCAAAGGTTGAACCATCTG GTGACAAGAAGGGCGTTCATGTGTCAACTCCTCATCCTGCAAAGCAAGCCAGCAAGACTCCTGCAGAAAAGTCTGGCAAGACCCCAGCAACTGACAAGAAGTCAAAGGATAAGTCCCCCAAATCTGGTAGCCATGCCTGCAAGTCATGCAGCAA GACTTTCGGCAGTGACAAAGCACTGGAGTCTCATAAGAAGGCGAAGCATGAAGCCTAG
- the LOC117855497 gene encoding histone deacetylase HDT2 isoform X3, translated as MEFWGEEVKPGAKVSCRADEGYVIHLSQAALGETKKGSENVVVSIQVDDKKLVLGTLSVDKHPQIMCDLIFEDDFEISHSSKTASVFLCGYKSPIPIFEPDSGDDEISSDEELETEDIPIKNDEINDSEMSEDSDEETSSGADLTGDSEDETDDSEEQTPTPKKPEVVGKKRATEAVASSGKKAKVEPSGKKTGDKKGVHVSTPHPAKQASKTPAEKSGKTPATDKKSKDKSPKSGSHACKSCSKTFGSDKALESHKKAKHEA; from the exons ATGGAGTTCTGGG GTGAAGAAGTAAAGCCAGGAGCCAAGGTTTCTTGCAGAGCTGATGAGGGTTATGTTATCCACCTCTCACAG GCTGCACTGGGGGAAACAAAGAAAGGGAGTGAGAATGTAGTTGTTTCTATCCAAGTTGATGACAAGAAGCTGGTGCTTGGAACTCTGTCAGTTGATAAGCACCCTCAGATTATGTGTGACTTGATATTTGAGGATGATTTTGAGATATCGCACAGTTCAAAGACTGCAAGTGTCTTCTTGTGTGGTTACAAGTCGCCGATTCCAATTTTTGA GCCTGATTCTGGTGATGATGAAATTAGTTCAGATGAAGAGCTGGAAACTGAAGATATCCCCATTAAAAATGATGAAATTA ATGATAGTGAAATGTCTGAGGATTCTGATGAAGAAACATCCAGTGGTGCTGATCTCACTGGTGATTCTGAAGATGAAACTGATGATTCGGAAGAACAGACTCCTACACCAAAGAAG CCTGAAGTTGTTGGCAAGAAGAGAGCAACTGAAGCTGTGGCATCTTCTGGTAAGAAGGCAAAGGTTGAACCATCTGGTAAGAAAACAG GTGACAAGAAGGGCGTTCATGTGTCAACTCCTCATCCTGCAAAGCAAGCCAGCAAGACTCCTGCAGAAAAGTCTGGCAAGACCCCAGCAACTGACAAGAAGTCAAAGGATAAGTCCCCCAAATCTGGTAGCCATGCCTGCAAGTCATGCAGCAA GACTTTCGGCAGTGACAAAGCACTGGAGTCTCATAAGAAGGCGAAGCATGAAGCCTAG